The Mycolicibacterium boenickei genome has a segment encoding these proteins:
- a CDS encoding antibiotic biosynthesis monooxygenase encodes MFARSTTIAARTQAVNAGIAVVRDEVMPALDDVDGCVGLSLMVNRESGQCVLTTAWRSDDAMHASASAIAPMRHRVVETFAGTATVDEWEIAVVHREQYSGPGACVRATWLRTRPELFDRAVDFYRASVLPAMEDLEGFCSASLMLDRASGRAVSSATFDSAEAMDHNRDQARALRTARLRDLSADQIDVGEFELVLAHLRVPEMA; translated from the coding sequence GTGTTCGCACGTTCAACCACGATCGCGGCGCGCACCCAGGCCGTCAATGCCGGCATCGCCGTTGTCCGCGACGAGGTCATGCCCGCCCTCGACGACGTCGACGGCTGCGTGGGCCTGTCCCTGATGGTGAACCGGGAATCGGGCCAGTGTGTCCTGACGACGGCCTGGCGGTCCGACGACGCAATGCACGCCAGCGCGTCCGCGATAGCGCCGATGCGCCATCGGGTGGTGGAGACCTTCGCAGGCACCGCCACCGTCGACGAATGGGAGATCGCGGTGGTGCACCGCGAGCAGTACTCCGGCCCCGGCGCCTGCGTACGTGCGACGTGGCTGCGAACCCGCCCCGAACTGTTCGACCGGGCCGTGGATTTCTACCGCGCGTCGGTGTTGCCGGCGATGGAAGACCTGGAGGGCTTCTGCAGCGCCAGCCTCATGCTCGACAGGGCCTCGGGACGGGCGGTGTCCTCGGCCACTTTCGACAGCGCTGAAGCGATGGACCACAACCGCGATCAGGCGCGCGCCCTGCGTACCGCGCGGCTACGCGACCTGAGCGCCGATCAGATCGATGTCGGAGAGTTCGAACTCGTGCTCGCCCACCTGCGAGTTCCCGAGATGGCCTGA
- the alaS gene encoding alanine--tRNA ligase, whose translation MQTHEIRKRFLDHFVKAGHTEVPSASVILDDPNLLFVNAGMVQFVPYFLGARTPPWDRATSVQKCIRTPDIDEVGITTRHNTFFQMAGNFSFGDYFKKGAIELAWTLLTNPVSEGGYGFDPERLWATVYLDDDEAIQLWQEVAGLPLERIQRRGMADNYWSMGIPGPCGPCSEIYYDRGPEYGIEGGPEANEDRYIEIWNLVFMQNERGEGTSKDDFEILGPLPRKNIDTGMGVERIACLLQDVDNVYETDLVRPVIDLVAGIAPRGYGKGSHEDDVRYRIIADHSRTAAIIIGDGVSPGNEGRGYVLRRLLRRIIRAAKLLGVEQPIMGQLMTTVRDEMGPSYPELVTDFERINRIAVAEETAFNRTLVAGSRLFDDAAAATKKSGTTVLSGSDAFTLHDTYGFPIDLTLEMAAEAGLSVDEQGFRSLMAEQRQRAKADAAARKQAHTDLSAYRELVDAGPTEFTGFDELSTEARILGIFVDGKRVPVVTHEGLDADRVELILDRTPFYAESGGQIADEGTISGTGASVTAKAAVTDVQKIAKTLWAHRINVESGEFVEGDTVTAAVDPKWRHGATQGHSGTHMVHAALRQVLGPTAVQAGSLNRPGYLRFDFNWQGALTDDQRTQIEEVTNEAVEADYQVNTFITALDKAKAMGAMAMFGENYPDQVRVVDIGGPFSLELCGGTHVRNSAQIGPVTILGESSVGSGIRRVEAYVGLDSFRHLAKERALMAGLASSLKVPSEEVPARVANLVERLKAAEKELDKVRLANARAAAANAAAGAETIGKVRVVAQRMAGGMSGGDLRTLVGDIKGKLGSDPAVIALITEGENDAVPFVVAVNPAAQDLGLRANELVKPLSAAVNGRGGGKADMAQGSGKGAAGIDAALAALRAEIGRG comes from the coding sequence GTGCAGACACACGAGATCAGGAAGCGCTTCCTCGATCATTTCGTGAAGGCGGGCCACACTGAGGTGCCCAGCGCCTCCGTGATCCTCGACGACCCCAACCTGTTGTTCGTCAACGCCGGCATGGTGCAGTTCGTGCCTTACTTCCTCGGCGCCCGTACACCGCCGTGGGACCGCGCCACCAGCGTGCAGAAGTGCATTCGCACCCCCGACATCGACGAGGTGGGCATCACCACCCGGCACAACACCTTCTTCCAGATGGCCGGCAACTTCTCGTTCGGCGACTACTTCAAGAAGGGCGCCATCGAGCTGGCCTGGACCCTGCTGACCAACCCGGTCAGCGAGGGTGGCTACGGGTTCGACCCGGAAAGACTGTGGGCAACCGTCTATCTGGACGACGACGAGGCGATCCAACTGTGGCAGGAAGTCGCCGGGCTGCCGCTCGAGCGCATCCAGCGCCGCGGCATGGCCGACAACTACTGGTCGATGGGCATCCCCGGGCCGTGTGGGCCGTGTTCGGAGATCTACTACGACCGCGGGCCCGAATACGGGATCGAGGGCGGGCCCGAGGCCAACGAGGACCGCTACATCGAGATCTGGAATCTCGTGTTCATGCAGAACGAGCGCGGTGAGGGCACCTCGAAGGACGACTTCGAGATCCTCGGCCCGCTGCCACGCAAGAACATCGACACCGGGATGGGCGTCGAACGCATCGCGTGCCTGCTGCAGGACGTGGACAACGTCTACGAGACCGACCTGGTGCGGCCGGTGATCGATCTGGTCGCCGGGATCGCGCCCCGCGGCTACGGCAAGGGCAGCCACGAGGACGACGTGCGCTACCGCATCATCGCCGACCACAGCCGCACGGCGGCCATCATCATCGGCGACGGGGTCAGCCCCGGCAACGAGGGCCGCGGCTACGTGCTGCGCCGCCTGCTGCGCCGCATCATCCGCGCGGCCAAGCTGCTCGGCGTCGAGCAGCCCATCATGGGCCAGCTGATGACCACAGTGCGCGACGAGATGGGCCCGTCGTACCCGGAGCTCGTCACCGACTTCGAGCGCATCAACCGGATCGCCGTCGCCGAGGAGACCGCGTTCAACCGGACCCTGGTCGCGGGCTCGCGGCTGTTCGACGACGCCGCCGCGGCGACCAAGAAATCGGGCACGACGGTGCTCTCCGGCAGCGACGCCTTCACCCTGCACGACACCTACGGCTTCCCGATCGACCTCACGCTGGAGATGGCGGCCGAGGCAGGGCTCTCGGTCGACGAACAGGGCTTCCGGTCGCTGATGGCCGAGCAGCGTCAGCGTGCCAAGGCCGATGCCGCCGCGCGCAAGCAGGCCCACACCGATCTGTCGGCCTACCGCGAGCTGGTCGACGCCGGGCCTACGGAATTCACCGGCTTCGACGAATTGTCCACCGAGGCACGCATTCTCGGCATCTTCGTGGACGGCAAGCGGGTGCCCGTGGTGACCCATGAAGGCCTTGACGCCGATCGCGTGGAACTGATCCTGGATCGCACCCCGTTCTACGCCGAGTCCGGTGGCCAGATCGCCGACGAAGGAACGATTTCCGGCACGGGCGCCTCGGTCACCGCCAAGGCTGCCGTCACCGATGTGCAGAAGATCGCCAAAACCCTGTGGGCGCACCGGATCAACGTCGAGTCGGGCGAGTTCGTCGAAGGCGACACCGTCACCGCCGCGGTGGATCCCAAGTGGCGTCACGGCGCGACCCAGGGGCACTCGGGTACCCACATGGTGCACGCCGCGCTGCGACAGGTACTGGGCCCCACCGCCGTTCAGGCCGGTTCGCTCAACCGTCCGGGCTACCTGCGGTTCGATTTCAACTGGCAGGGCGCGCTCACCGACGATCAGCGCACGCAGATTGAAGAGGTCACCAACGAGGCCGTCGAGGCCGACTACCAGGTGAACACCTTCATCACCGCCCTGGACAAGGCCAAGGCCATGGGCGCGATGGCGATGTTCGGCGAGAACTATCCCGACCAGGTGCGGGTGGTCGACATCGGCGGGCCGTTCTCACTGGAACTCTGCGGTGGCACCCACGTGCGCAACTCGGCCCAGATCGGCCCCGTGACCATCCTCGGGGAGTCTTCGGTCGGCTCGGGTATCCGCCGTGTCGAGGCCTACGTCGGGCTCGATTCCTTCCGCCACCTGGCCAAGGAACGCGCCCTGATGGCGGGCCTGGCCTCGTCGCTCAAGGTGCCCTCCGAAGAAGTGCCCGCCCGGGTGGCGAACCTGGTCGAGCGGCTCAAGGCCGCCGAGAAGGAACTGGACAAGGTCCGGCTGGCCAACGCCAGGGCCGCGGCAGCCAACGCCGCCGCCGGCGCCGAGACCATCGGCAAGGTCCGGGTCGTCGCCCAGCGGATGGCCGGCGGCATGTCCGGCGGTGATCTGCGCACCCTGGTGGGCGACATCAAGGGCAAGCTCGGCAGCGACCCGGCGGTGATCGCGCTGATCACCGAGGGGGAGAACGACGCGGTGCCCTTCGTGGTCGCGGTCAACCCGGCCGCCCAGGATCTGGGGCTGCGCGCCAACGAACTGGTCAAACCGCTCAGTGCAGCGGTCAACGGCCGCGGCGGCGGCAAAGCGGACATGGCACAAGGTTCCGGTAAGGGGGCGGCGGGTATCGACGCGGCATTGGCCGCGCTGCGCGCCGAGATCGGCCGGGGCTAG
- a CDS encoding secondary thiamine-phosphate synthase enzyme YjbQ has translation MDTDVIDVDTSRRRIVDLTDSVREFCGTHHDGLCNVFVPHATAGVAIIETGAGSDDDLLDTLERLLPRDDRYRHSHGSFGHGADHVLPALVSPSVTLPVQAGRPLLGTWQSVVLVDLNRDNPQRSVRLSFLGT, from the coding sequence ATGGATACCGACGTGATCGACGTGGACACCTCGCGGCGGCGCATCGTCGATCTCACCGACTCCGTGCGCGAGTTCTGCGGCACGCATCACGACGGCCTGTGCAACGTGTTCGTCCCGCACGCGACTGCCGGTGTGGCCATCATCGAGACCGGTGCCGGGTCCGACGACGACCTGCTCGATACCCTGGAACGGTTGTTGCCGCGTGACGATCGCTACCGGCACAGCCACGGATCGTTCGGCCATGGTGCGGATCACGTGCTGCCCGCCCTGGTGTCGCCGTCGGTCACGCTGCCGGTCCAGGCCGGCCGACCGCTGCTGGGGACCTGGCAGAGCGTGGTGCTGGTCGATCTGAACCGCGACAACCCGCAGCGTTCGGTGCGGCTCAGCTTTCTGGGGACATGA